The nucleotide window CTAGCGTGGTCCCAAGGCGTCGGAAGTGGCGTGATGGGATTAGCCCTATCCATGAAGAATGAGATAACAGTCCTGTAAAGCCCTCTCTCCTGCACATTTCAAACAATCCGCTGACCATTCATAGGTATCCACCGATATATACATTCTTAACCACCGGTATAGCCGGGTGCGTCACTACCTTTTCATCATGGATGTTGGAAGGCTACCTTTCATTCAGCAATTTCGATCATTATAATCGAAAAGGACTTCACGATGTAAGTCACGGCGCAAATGCGGCCATGGGAATTGATGTAACTAATAACCATGCTTCTAGACTGTCGACGGTGTTGCATATTCTCTCTCAACTTTTGCCATCGCCTTGAGCTGTCTCCATTTCGGTGAACACTTTGGTTCAGCCCTTCCCAAGTTACCTTGGTACAGCAAAGCACTCGCTCGCGCCACTCAATcggaagagaaaggaaaatCTTCCGATCCCATTTTATTACCGCACACTCCCTTCCTGGATATCCTCGCTATCCTCACGGCTTTCCTGGCCTATCTTATCGCTCTCCTCTTATACTTTCTTGCCCCACACTCTTGGCGACACGATGTGGTGTTCCCGCTTCTCATGTCACCACCGGGTGCTATCCTCCGATTCGCACTTTCTAATATTAATGTTCGTTACCCCTTCATCAACCGTTTTCCATTGGGCACGTTTATCTCGAATATGGTAGCCACTCTTCTTATCGCCGGGACTTTTGCCGCTCAACGACGCCCAAGCGTCGTCAATGCTGGAGACGTTAGGTGCAATGCACTCTACGCTATACAGCAAGGCTTCTGTGGCTGTTTGAGTACAGTTTCGACGTTTGTGGTTGAAGCGAAGGCAATAGAAgggtggagatggaagtGGGTTTACGTGGGAACTAGTGTAATTCTTGGCCAAGTCTTCGTTCTTGCTATCGTAGGAGGTACCGGATGGAGCGAGGGGTATGTCGACGCCTGC belongs to Cryptococcus gattii WM276 chromosome I, complete sequence and includes:
- a CDS encoding uncharacterized protein (Similar to TIGR gene model, INSD accession AAW45851.1) codes for the protein MTSNIDHTHPLAKQRSQRHQRSRSRSSISADPEEYIPSRPPSPPGPSANAPPPSERVTRLRLSAHYAVLVLSSMLGCVARLGLNSLGTYDGQVIYALAWSQGVGSGVMGLALSMKNEITVLYPPIYTFLTTGIAGCVTTFSSWMLEGYLSFSNFDHYNRKGLHDTVDGVAYSLSTFAIALSCLHFGEHFGSALPKLPWYSKALARATQSEEKGKSSDPILLPHTPFLDILAILTAFLAYLIALLLYFLAPHSWRHDVVFPLLMSPPGAILRFALSNINVRYPFINRFPLGTFISNMVATLLIAGTFAAQRRPSVVNAGDVRCNALYAIQQGFCGCLSTVSTFVVEAKAIEGWRWKWVYVGTSVILGQVFVLAIVGGTGWSEGYVDACTG